One Malania oleifera isolate guangnan ecotype guangnan chromosome 9, ASM2987363v1, whole genome shotgun sequence DNA segment encodes these proteins:
- the LOC131164188 gene encoding GATA transcription factor 24-like isoform X1, whose product MPEANRHVSLYGTETLNVRNGIEEDDDDVAGGESIDNPQIRYDHQVMGDGAVGPVGDSIEAMNGVEVVHSHNLYNPGVDFAEGAGTGGTDQLTLSFQGEVYVFDAVSPDKVQAVLLLLGGYEVPSGAPVAMTPNNHRGLGDLPGRLSQPQRAASLNRFREKRKERCFDKKIRYNVRKEVALRMQRKKGQFTSSKASFEEVGSPSSDCNTTQGSAQDDSIQETLCTNCGTSSKSTPMMRRGPAGPRTLCNACGLKWANKGVLRDLPKVSSLGGLDPSVKASEQSDGEANSLDAITTATDIINGDNSTSTVTAEREVKSQFPIKWKISM is encoded by the exons ATGCCGGAGGCGAATAGGCATGTGTCTCTGTACGGAACTGAGACACTGAATGTGCGGAACGGTATTGAGGAAGACGACGACGATGTTGCGGGCGGGGAGTCTATAGACAACCCTCAGATCCGATATGATCATCAGGTGATGGGGGACGGTGCCGTTGGGCCTGTTGGAGACAGCATCGAAGCGATGAATGGTGTGGAAGTGGTTCATTCCCATAATTTGTACAATCCTGGCGTTGATTTTGCTGAGGGTGCTGGAACGGGTGGCACTGACCAGCTGACCCTCTCGTTTCAGGGCGAGGTCTATGTATTTGATGCCGTGTCCCCTGACAAG GTGCAGGCAGTGTTGTTACTCTTGGGTGGATATGAAGTACCTTCAGGGGCTCCTGTGGCAATGACACCTAATAATCATAGG GGTCTGGGCGACCTCCCTGGAAGGTTGAGTCAACCACAGAGGGCTGCTTCTTTAAATCGGTTcagagagaagagaaaagagagatgCTTTGATAAGAAAATCCGTTACAATGTTCGGAAGGAAGTTGCACTCAG GATGCAGCGCAAGAAAGGCCAGTTCACATCATCAAAGGCAAGCTTTGAGGAAGTGGGTTCACCTTCTTCAGACTGTAACACAACGCAGGGTTCTGCACAAGATGACAGCATCCAGGAAACTTT ATGTACTAATTGTGGAACTAGTTCAAAGTCCACTCCTATGATGCGTCGTGGGCCAGCTGGCCCAAGGACCCTGTGCAATGCATGTGGGCTTAAGTGGGCCAACAAG GGAGTTCTGAGAGATCTTCCTAAGGTCTCAAGTTTGGGGGGCCTGGATCCTTCTGTGAAGGCATCTGAACAG AGTGATGGTGAAGCTAATTCGTTAGATGCTATAACCACCGCCACTGACATTATCAATGGTGACAACTCAACCTCAACCGTGACTGCCGAACGGGAAGTGAAAAGTCAATTTCCAATTAAATGGAAAATTTCTATGTAA
- the LOC131164188 gene encoding GATA transcription factor 24-like isoform X2, whose product MPEANRHVSLYGTETLNVRNGIEEDDDDVAGGESIDNPQIRYDHQVMGDGAVGPVGDSIEAMNGVEVVHSHNLYNPGVDFAEGAGTGGTDQLTLSFQGEVYVFDAVSPDKVQAVLLLLGGYEVPSGAPVAMTPNNHRGLGDLPGRLSQPQRAASLNRFREKRKERCFDKKIRYNVRKEVALRMQRKKGQFTSSKASFEEVGSPSSDCNTTQGSAQDDSIQETLCTNCGTSSKSTPMMRRGPAGPRTLCNACGLKWANKVTRVSS is encoded by the exons ATGCCGGAGGCGAATAGGCATGTGTCTCTGTACGGAACTGAGACACTGAATGTGCGGAACGGTATTGAGGAAGACGACGACGATGTTGCGGGCGGGGAGTCTATAGACAACCCTCAGATCCGATATGATCATCAGGTGATGGGGGACGGTGCCGTTGGGCCTGTTGGAGACAGCATCGAAGCGATGAATGGTGTGGAAGTGGTTCATTCCCATAATTTGTACAATCCTGGCGTTGATTTTGCTGAGGGTGCTGGAACGGGTGGCACTGACCAGCTGACCCTCTCGTTTCAGGGCGAGGTCTATGTATTTGATGCCGTGTCCCCTGACAAG GTGCAGGCAGTGTTGTTACTCTTGGGTGGATATGAAGTACCTTCAGGGGCTCCTGTGGCAATGACACCTAATAATCATAGG GGTCTGGGCGACCTCCCTGGAAGGTTGAGTCAACCACAGAGGGCTGCTTCTTTAAATCGGTTcagagagaagagaaaagagagatgCTTTGATAAGAAAATCCGTTACAATGTTCGGAAGGAAGTTGCACTCAG GATGCAGCGCAAGAAAGGCCAGTTCACATCATCAAAGGCAAGCTTTGAGGAAGTGGGTTCACCTTCTTCAGACTGTAACACAACGCAGGGTTCTGCACAAGATGACAGCATCCAGGAAACTTT ATGTACTAATTGTGGAACTAGTTCAAAGTCCACTCCTATGATGCGTCGTGGGCCAGCTGGCCCAAGGACCCTGTGCAATGCATGTGGGCTTAAGTGGGCCAACAAG GTTACCAGAGTGTCTTCCTGA
- the LOC131164188 gene encoding GATA transcription factor 24-like isoform X3, which translates to MPEANRHVSLYGTETLNVRNGIEEDDDDVAGGESIDNPQIRYDHQVMGDGAVGPVGDSIEAMNGVEVVHSHNLYNPGVDFAEGAGTGGTDQLTLSFQGEVYVFDAVSPDKVQAVLLLLGGYEVPSGAPVAMTPNNHRGLGDLPGRLSQPQRAASLNRFREKRKERCFDKKIRYNVRKEVALRMQRKKGQFTSSKASFEEVGSPSSDCNTTQGSAQDDSIQETLCTNCGTSSKSTPMMRRGPAGPRTLCNACGLKWANKN; encoded by the exons ATGCCGGAGGCGAATAGGCATGTGTCTCTGTACGGAACTGAGACACTGAATGTGCGGAACGGTATTGAGGAAGACGACGACGATGTTGCGGGCGGGGAGTCTATAGACAACCCTCAGATCCGATATGATCATCAGGTGATGGGGGACGGTGCCGTTGGGCCTGTTGGAGACAGCATCGAAGCGATGAATGGTGTGGAAGTGGTTCATTCCCATAATTTGTACAATCCTGGCGTTGATTTTGCTGAGGGTGCTGGAACGGGTGGCACTGACCAGCTGACCCTCTCGTTTCAGGGCGAGGTCTATGTATTTGATGCCGTGTCCCCTGACAAG GTGCAGGCAGTGTTGTTACTCTTGGGTGGATATGAAGTACCTTCAGGGGCTCCTGTGGCAATGACACCTAATAATCATAGG GGTCTGGGCGACCTCCCTGGAAGGTTGAGTCAACCACAGAGGGCTGCTTCTTTAAATCGGTTcagagagaagagaaaagagagatgCTTTGATAAGAAAATCCGTTACAATGTTCGGAAGGAAGTTGCACTCAG GATGCAGCGCAAGAAAGGCCAGTTCACATCATCAAAGGCAAGCTTTGAGGAAGTGGGTTCACCTTCTTCAGACTGTAACACAACGCAGGGTTCTGCACAAGATGACAGCATCCAGGAAACTTT ATGTACTAATTGTGGAACTAGTTCAAAGTCCACTCCTATGATGCGTCGTGGGCCAGCTGGCCCAAGGACCCTGTGCAATGCATGTGGGCTTAAGTGGGCCAACAAG AATTAG
- the LOC131163391 gene encoding uncharacterized protein LOC131163391 produces MLKHSKGQGFSSSGLGSFKEKKGSVGDLPFPAASLHQRKRHLQQVSCRAAARVFFTRAQEGFRSTVARALAAEGSSAARESEAAREKETVAEVRHWGDLQPPAEVRARVRQGTAIGDAKEVQGSQACQGGELLECQAC; encoded by the exons ATGCt aaaacacAGCAAGGGGCAGGGGTTTTCATCTTCGGGTCTTGGTAGCTTCAAAGAAAAAAAGGGCAGCGTAGGAGATCTTCCCTTTCCAGCCGCGAGTCTTCACCAACGCAAGAGACACCTGCAGCAAGTCTCTTGCAGAGCCGCAGCGAGAGTCTTCTTCACCCGAGCGCAGGAGGGTTTCCGTTCCACAGTTGCGAGGGCACTTGCAGCCGAGGGTTCTTCAGCTGCGCGGGAGAGTGAAGCCGCACGAGAGAAGGAGACGGTAGCGGAGGTTCGGCATTGGGGGGATCTCCAACCTCCAGCGGAGGTACGCGCAAGGGTAAGACAAG GAACTgccataggagatgctaaggaggtgcaaggatcacaagcttgccaaggtggagaattgttggagtgtcaagcctGTTGA
- the LOC131164451 gene encoding uncharacterized protein LOC131164451 produces the protein MNKQTEADIFPNPGSHVGESNEKDLEARKLLEKNWFVVVPPGRQRSADFPLNELALGTLLIWRWHLSYFDPFAPKTKHKLLFLVFFSMQKNMHSQTTQSPHAQLHNSSITLLVRSAMARNLL, from the exons ATGAATAAGCAAACTGAGGCTGATATTTTTCCCAACCCGGGTTCCCATGTGGGAGAATCTAATGAGAAGGATTTAGAGGCTCGAAAGCTGTTGGAAAAGAATTGGTTTGTGGTTGTTCCACCCGGCAGGCAAAGAA GTGCTGATTTCCCTTTGAACGAACTAGCATTGGGCACTTTGCTGATTTGGCGTTGGCATTTATCCTATTTTGACCCATTTGCTCCTAAAACAAAGCACAAACTACTCTTCCTTGTGTTCTTCTCCATGCAGAAGAACATGCACAGCCAGACAACACAAAGTCCTCATGCACAGTTGCACAACTCCTCGATCACTCTACTGGTGAGATCAGCGATGGCTAGGAACTTGCTGTGA